From the genome of Medicago truncatula cultivar Jemalong A17 chromosome 2, MtrunA17r5.0-ANR, whole genome shotgun sequence:
TTCATGGTCATATTCAGGTGGGATGTGTTGCTTTTGGCTTGTAATTACTCTACTTTGATGTTATGTTTTGATGGTTTTGTAATCATTGGAGTTTAGTAGCTTTAAGGTATTGTTTTGCATGGTTTCCCCCTGTTTGGATATACatcttaattaagtgcttacaGCACAAAAACTTATCgaataagtgcttatgtataagttatttctataacaaaagataaaattaagtcaaactgtttttatataagctataagtttttttcataagctatcatggAGAGTTTATGGATATGTCATAAATTGTTCCCATAAATTCTCCCAAACAGTTGATAAGTTGAAATTAGCAAATCCGAACAGCCCTTAGTCAAGTTATATTCTTTTGGTTATAACAACTGCTTATATATTAACTGCCTTTGTTGTTTGTTGCCATGAGATGCGAAAAAGGCACGTAATTTTCTCATTTCCTCGTAAActtatgaaattttttgcaGTTAGGAAATGTGTAGGACTATGTAGTTATACGTTTAAAGTTTTCATCTGTATTTCATGTTTCTTTCTCTCGCTGAGTTTAGATGCTTGTTTGCAGAATGTCGAGATATATGGTATGAGCACATAACGACACGAGTCTTTTTTGACATTTgagaaagaaatattatttgagttatttatgttttttgcaATGCTTGCTTTGTCTCTTATGATGAGTTTTATGTTGCTACACAAATTGAGatgttatttttttcccttttattatACTTTCAATCCATACCCCCTCCAATTTTGTGGATATCAAATCTTTATGTAGAGAGTATCAGACATGGCTTTCTTCGCAGAGGATGTTCACTTGTTAGCCAGGTAAATACCTTTTATGTTTCTGTTTGTCATATTTTCTTTTGCAGtataacatttattaattttccCTTTGAATATGCTCATGCATTCACAGTGCTAGTACTGATGGGAGAATTTTCATATGGAAAATCAATGAGGGACCTGATGAGGAAGACAAGCCTCAAATTACTGGAAGAGTTATCCTGGCCATTCAAATACTAGGAGAGAGTGAGTCAGTTCATCCACGAGTATGCTGGCATCCTCATAAACAAGTAATAGTGACCTTTTAAAGTTGTTCCTTAaatttattatctttcaattgGTTTTAACTCCATTAAAATGTTAGCTTATAGTTGGAATTGAACAACAGGAGATTTTAATTGTTGCTATTGGAAACCGTATCCTTAAAATCGACACAATGAAAGCTGGAAAAGGTGAAACCTATTCTGCAGAGGAGCCTCTCAAATGTAACATTGATAAGTTGATTGACGGGGTGCACCTTATTGGTAAACATGATGACAACATCACTGAGTTGTCAATGTGCCAATGGATGAAGAGTCGATTAGCTTCAGCATCAGCAGATGGCACGGTCTGCATTTGGCTTTTTCCTGccttgtatttttcttttatttttcgttATCCAATTTGTTTTTGCTAGTGAAATTTATGAACatattgatataattttgaATCATTGTCTTTAAGTCATTCATGTTATTGTATTACATCTTGGAGTTGTCCATTTAAAGAAAAGTCTTATCATTGTTTAGTCTTTTATTTCAACAGGTGAAGATATGGGAAGAACGTAAGGCGACACCACTTGCTGTTTTAAGACCACATGATGGTAAACCTGTTAATTCTGTGACGTTCTTGACTGCTCCACACCGTCCGGATCACATCGTTCTTGTCACAGCGGTATATGTTCCTAGCTTTTCCCATTATTGGAAACATGGTATATTGATATTCTTAAGTTTATCTTTTGTAAACTAAATTCGTTTTGTATATGTTTCCTTTACTATAGGGACCACTAAATCAGGAAGTGAAGATATGGGTATCCGGTTACGAGGAAGGTTGGTTATTGCCTAGTGATTCCGAGTCATGGATTTGTGTTCAAACTTTGGATATAAGAAGTTCTTCTGAAGCCAACCCTGATGAAGCATTCTTTAATCAAGTTGTAGCGTTGCCTCGTGCTGGTTTGGTTCTGCTAGCAAATGccaagaaaaacacaatataTGCTGTGCACATAGAATATGGACCCAATCCAACTGCTACTCGTATGGATTATATTTCCGAGTTCATAGTCACAATGCCTATATTAAGCCTTATTGGAACTAGTGATAGTTTACCGGATGGAGACCATCTTGTGCAGATATATTGTGTTCAAACACAAGCTATTCAACAGTACGGACTCAATTTGTCACAATGTTTGCCTCCGCCTCTAGACAATATTGAACTTGAAAAAACAGAACCGAGTGTATCCCGTGCTTGGGATGGATCTGCTGATCTGGAAACTGTTAACATGCCACAAGTTCCTTTGAGCTCTTCTGAAAGTGCTGTGAATTTGTCTTCTTCAAATATTCATGGTCCGCCTGAAGCTTTTGTATCAGATAATAAGATCAAGCCAAATGATTTACCTTCTCATAATAGTTTTGAATATGTCCACGCTGCTCCACCCCCACTCCCTCCGAGTCCAAGATTGTCTCGCAAGTTATCTGCTTCCAAAAGTTCttctaatattttagcaaccaGCTCAGCTAGCACTGGTGATCACAAAAATGAGCCAGCAAATCTTGATCCCTCTgtagaagaaagaataaaatcTGAAAAAGATAATGTGGCGGATGTGCCTGTATCGGGCGACAATTTGCAAGAAAGTGACAAAGTTGTACAAACTGATGTTTCTGTTGTTTCTGATTCCCCTATAACATTTAAACACCCAACCCATTTGGTAACTCCATCCGAGATATTCTCTAAAGCTGCCCTATCTCCTGCTAATTCCAATATCTCTGAAGGTGTTGCTGCACATAGTGATGCAGAAAAGTTTGAAGTAGAAGTTAAAGTGGTAGATGAGATTGAGACAGGTTCTAATCAAGAAAACACCGAGCATGACAGAGACAGAGGCTCACATACCGATGCCGCTAAGAAGAAAGAGAAGTTATTCCATTCCCAGGCTTCAGATCTTGGCATTCGGATGGCCAGAGATGCCTATAATATCGAGAGAGTTCATCAGGCTGATAAAGACACCTATAATACTGAGGGAGTTCGTCAAGCTGATCGAGACATCTATAATATCGAGGGAGATCTTCAAGCTGATAATACTAATACTATTGATGCTTCTGAAAATAATCGTGCATCGATTGAGGGAGAAGTTCAAGACACGAGTAAGGAGGTACCTGAAAACATAAGAGAACCAGAAGTTGTGGCTGCAACTTTGCCGTCCCCAGCACCTTCCACGAAAGGTAAAAAACAGAAAGGTAAAGGTTCTCAAGTGTCTGGTACACCTGCTTCTCCCAGCCCTTTTAACTCAGCGGATTCATCAAAGGATCAAGGTGGAAATCCAGCAGGCTCGTCCATGGAGTCTGCTTTACCACAATTATCTACTATACAAGATATGATGGGCCAGGTCATTAATTTACATTAGAACTTcgctattattttttttcttggctTCACAAATTATGGTCCATACCATCcaaatatttctaaaattacCAATGATTTTGGCAGTGCAGATCTTTATGACTAAATTCTTTAAGTGTTTTGTGTACTAATATAGGTTCAACATGCTACAAGTAGAGCATAGTTGATTGTTATTTCGTAGGACTAGGAAGACATCCTTTCACATCGTTTATTTGGTTTTGGCGCACTTACATAGAGTCGTGTCAGACAATGAGctatatttagttttttgtcTTGATCtccattttttcttattttacagCTATTAAACATGCAAAAAGAAATGCAAAAGCAGATGAATGCAATGGTTTCCGTTCCAGTTACTAAGGAAGGCAAAAGATTAGAAGGGTCATTGGGTCGAAGCATGGAGAAGGTAGTGAAGGCTAACACTGATGCTTTGTGGGCTCACATACAAGAAGAAAATGCTAAGCAAGAGAAATTAGAGCAAGACCATGTGCAGCAAATAACAAATTTGATCTCCAATTACATAAACAAGGATATGTCATCTCTATTGGAGAAAATCATTAAGAAGGAAATATCTTCAATTGGAACAACCATTACCCGTTCACTTAGTCAAAATATGGAAAAAGCAATATCAACAGCTGTTACCGAGTCATTCCaggtttatattttatttcgaCATTTGAAAATGCTACTTTTCAAATAGAGTACACATATTACCggtaaaattagttttttgttaATTTGCTTTGGAAAATTCGCGTTCTGTTTGCACAGTGCCTTATTCCAAGCTTAAATGTTTTATATCAGAAATCTTTGTGTGACAATTATGGTTTACAAACTAATATTATTTGGTTTTCTATCTTATATGCTGAATTTATGCTTCAAACTTTCCCTCACATTTTTCCTGGCTAATGAAGTGACGATTTTTGTTTCAATATAACTGACCGAGGTTATGTTAAAAATTCTGCAGAAGGGGGTCGGAGACAAAGCATTGAATCAACTAGAAAAGTCAGTTAGTTCAAAACTTGAAGCTACAGTGGCTAGGCAGATACAAGCACAATTTCAAACTACCGGCAAGCAGGCTCTTCAGGTAAGCAGCAAGTAGTCAACATAGACAATGCATTTAAAAAACacttattattttcttatcttTCTTTAACATGTTGAGTGTATGGATCTCTGTTTTATTGTGCTTTTTCTTTATCCTGTGCATTATATGCAAATATATACGTAATTGGTCCCTGTCAAGCATATTGATTATCCATGCTCGTTGaatttgtaaaatgaaaataataggaCAACTACAAATCTCTTCTTCATCGTATAAATATGACTGGTTCATGCAACGACTCCTTTACAACGTTGTATCAAGTAATGCCTTCTTTTAGGGAGTTCAACTTCACTCCAGTTAGGAAGCCTCCATTTATCCCATTTCATTCGTTGgatgtgtgacatgtggcaaaaataaaatcaagcgTTGAGAttaaaaagtttggaaaatACACTTacctaatgaaaaaaaatgctaCACGCTCTTCTCCTCTATTCACAACGCTCTTCACCTTCTTCTCGGTTCTCAACATCATCGTGCTGCTGCCGCCTCTCCCTCTCGCCGGCGACGCCACCGCCGTCCCTGAACACAAGCTTTCTTCTCTTGATGAATCCGTCATAACCCACTTAACAAAAACACACAAATCAAACTTTTTCATAAACTTTTATTACAATCATAGTTTGAGTTACACACCTTTTCAGATTGTGATTGGTAAAATGAagtcattcattcatttatagTCATCAAATAAGATATaagagatataaaaataaaacccaaaaacaaaagaactatttttttatatgacaCATGTATATAAAGTGAAGATCTTTTTAATCCACGGAATTTTCCCACAAGGAAACTATTTGAAACGGCAGCGGCGGCAGTGAAGATCGCAACAGTGAGACTGAGGGTAAGTTGGGCGAGGTGATGTGGAGCACAAGGGGGAGGGTGCCGCCGCTGTATGGATGGAAGGGGGCGGCGTTGTCGTCGCCGGCGAGAGGGAGTGGGAGTGGTGGCAGCAACACACACTGATGATGTTGAGAAGATGAACAGTGCGTAGATTGTGAAtagggaggaggaggagaagagCGCGTGGCCTTGGTTTTCATTAAACAAGTGTTTTTTCCAAactttttaatctcaacccttgattttatttttaccacATGTCACACATCCAAGGAATGAAATGGGGTAAATGGAGGCTTCCTAAATGGAGTGAAGTTGAACTCTCTTTTAGGATGTGCATATGGAGGACCAttggcttaaaaaaaaaaaaacttggggTGTTGCATTATTAAGATAAGGCATGACAGGCCGATAAATTGGTGTCCTAATATTCTTGCGACGAACAAGAGATAACGTCAACCAATAGTTCCCAAACACGATCCGAATGGGTTGGTATTATCCAAATCCTTCCTTCCCTATCAGCCATTCGTTTGGCTCATTCTCGTGACTGCATTGTTACTTGTAAGCATAATTTAGGGTTGCCTCGCGATAAGCTCTGGATACCATATTGAAAGAGAGAAAACGAGAGGCATATGGTGAATACTATGTGTTTAAActacaaaacaaaaatctatatatatatatacttaaaaggtaataaatataaataataacagAAAGAATTACACGATGTCATAATCCTAAATACATGATATTCTCTTGATGTACACgatcctattttattttcaacaaaacCCATTTCTTGGAACTTGTATTTTTTAAGTGCTACTGAAATTCTTAAATAATAGTCATCAATCATCTTTGCAAATCATATGACAGTGCAATTCAGATTAACTTCATACTTTGAATTTACTTTTACGTTTGCTTTCAAGATGGTCAGGAATCTGGTTCCCTTGTAAGAGactttctttaatattttgtgTGGTTTGTACTTTGTAGGAAGCACTTAAGACTAGTGTGGAAGCTACATTAGTTCCTGCCTTTGAGAAGTCTTGCAGAGTTATGTTTGAGCAAATTGATAGCACATTTCAGAATGGACTTTTGAACCACACAACTGCCATTCAACAGCAGTATGATTCTACTCATTCTCCGCTAGCTGCGACTTTGAGGGTATGTATATGATACTTGTTTTGAAAATAGATAAGATTTCTATCATTATGCAATACTGTATTATTTATGTTTCCTTGATTGGCAAGGATATTCTTACAACTTTGTTGTAATATATCTAGCTTGCGTCGTATATATCTAAATAATTTGTTCCTTTGAAAAGTACATGATTATTAGATGAATGGAGggatttcatttcattttgcaTTGAATCTTTTAAAGGATTAATTTAGAgcaaatgatttattttcttttccaaaatAACTATTATATAAATGAGTAAAAGATCTTTTGGAAGTAAATTATTTTTGGAACTATAAGTTTAACTTCATTTCTCACCAGAAAAAAGGTCCAGTTATTTTTATAGGCTTGATTAAATCTTGGTTCACTGCCAGATCAAATATATTAAAGGCTTCCTCTCTTCAACCTAATCTTGAATGTCTGATCTATCATGTTTGAATACTCAATATGCGGTGTCGTGATTTCACAGGAAACGATTAATTCAGCATCATCGCTCACTC
Proteins encoded in this window:
- the LOC11411068 gene encoding enhancer of mRNA-decapping protein 4; this encodes MASSGNPNQNQQQTQFDLQKLFKGTTQTNQIPSNLNTSPSFPSPSLSTPPPSSYPTPSSSYPPPTGTYPYHLPYNIPFPENPLILQHHPQMHAPQTQRPIFQSPSSPNPNTTSGARLMAMLNTQNPPSNQETSSVSSEYSVSANPVVSSGSSTVNVASPQSTPARMLSAKVPKGRHLKGENVVYDIDVKLPGEMQPQLEVTPITKYASDPGLVLGRQIAVNRSYICYGLKLGAIRVLNINTALRYLLRGHTQRVSDMAFFAEDVHLLASASTDGRIFIWKINEGPDEEDKPQITGRVILAIQILGESESVHPRVCWHPHKQEILIVAIGNRILKIDTMKAGKGETYSAEEPLKCNIDKLIDGVHLIGKHDDNITELSMCQWMKSRLASASADGTVKIWEERKATPLAVLRPHDGKPVNSVTFLTAPHRPDHIVLVTAGPLNQEVKIWVSGYEEGWLLPSDSESWICVQTLDIRSSSEANPDEAFFNQVVALPRAGLVLLANAKKNTIYAVHIEYGPNPTATRMDYISEFIVTMPILSLIGTSDSLPDGDHLVQIYCVQTQAIQQYGLNLSQCLPPPLDNIELEKTEPSVSRAWDGSADLETVNMPQVPLSSSESAVNLSSSNIHGPPEAFVSDNKIKPNDLPSHNSFEYVHAAPPPLPPSPRLSRKLSASKSSSNILATSSASTGDHKNEPANLDPSVEERIKSEKDNVADVPVSGDNLQESDKVVQTDVSVVSDSPITFKHPTHLVTPSEIFSKAALSPANSNISEGVAAHSDAEKFEVEVKVVDEIETGSNQENTEHDRDRGSHTDAAKKKEKLFHSQASDLGIRMARDAYNIERVHQADKDTYNTEGVRQADRDIYNIEGDLQADNTNTIDASENNRASIEGEVQDTSKEVPENIREPEVVAATLPSPAPSTKGKKQKGKGSQVSGTPASPSPFNSADSSKDQGGNPAGSSMESALPQLSTIQDMMGQLLNMQKEMQKQMNAMVSVPVTKEGKRLEGSLGRSMEKVVKANTDALWAHIQEENAKQEKLEQDHVQQITNLISNYINKDMSSLLEKIIKKEISSIGTTITRSLSQNMEKAISTAVTESFQKGVGDKALNQLEKSVSSKLEATVARQIQAQFQTTGKQALQEALKTSVEATLVPAFEKSCRVMFEQIDSTFQNGLLNHTTAIQQQYDSTHSPLAATLRETINSASSLTQTLSGQLADGQRKLLEMAANSKVASDPFVTQINNGLHEMTEDPTKELSRLTSEGKFEEAFTGALHRSDVSIVSWLCSQVDLSSILTMVPLPLSQGVLLSLLQQLSCDINTDTPRKLQWMTDVAAAINPEDTRIAAHVRPILDQVYRTLSHHRSLPSNSPSEASTIRLLMHVINSVLMSCK